In Streptomyces chartreusis NRRL 3882, the following are encoded in one genomic region:
- the disA gene encoding DNA integrity scanning diadenylate cyclase DisA, with amino-acid sequence MAANDRASAPGKSGGSAGTDGLMRASLSAVAPGTALRDGLERVLRGNTGGLIVLGSDKTVEALCTGGFVLDVEFTATRLRELCKLDGGIVLSSDLSKILRAGVQLVPDPTIPTEETGTRHRTADRVSKQVGFPVVSVSQSMRLIALYVDGQRRVLEDSAAILSRANQALATLERYKLRLDEVAGTLSALEIEDLVTVRDVSAVAQRLEMVRRIATEIAEYVVELGTDGRLLALQLDELIAGVEPERELVVRDYVPEPTAKRSRTVDEALAELDALTHAELLELPTVARALGYTGSPETLDSAVSPRGFRLLAKVPRLPGAIIDRLVEHFGGLQKLLAASVDDLQTVDGVGEARARSVREGLSRLAESSILERYV; translated from the coding sequence GTGGCAGCCAACGACCGGGCATCAGCTCCCGGAAAGTCCGGCGGGAGTGCCGGTACCGATGGCCTGATGCGCGCCTCGCTGAGCGCCGTGGCACCCGGCACCGCCCTGCGTGACGGCCTGGAGCGGGTGCTCCGCGGCAACACCGGCGGACTCATCGTCCTCGGCTCCGACAAGACGGTGGAAGCGCTCTGCACCGGCGGTTTCGTGCTGGACGTCGAGTTCACCGCGACCCGTCTGCGTGAGCTGTGCAAGCTGGACGGCGGCATCGTGCTGTCCTCCGACCTGTCGAAGATCCTCCGCGCGGGCGTGCAGCTGGTCCCCGACCCGACGATCCCCACGGAGGAGACGGGCACCCGGCACCGCACCGCGGACCGCGTCAGCAAGCAGGTCGGCTTCCCGGTCGTCTCGGTCTCCCAGTCGATGCGGCTGATCGCGCTGTACGTGGACGGCCAGCGCCGCGTCCTGGAGGACTCGGCGGCGATCCTGTCCCGCGCCAACCAGGCCCTGGCGACCCTGGAGCGCTACAAGCTCCGCCTCGACGAGGTCGCGGGCACGCTGTCGGCGCTGGAGATCGAGGACCTGGTGACCGTGCGGGACGTCTCCGCGGTCGCCCAGCGCCTGGAGATGGTGCGCCGCATCGCCACGGAGATCGCCGAGTACGTGGTGGAGCTGGGTACGGACGGCCGGCTGCTCGCCCTCCAGCTCGACGAGCTGATCGCCGGCGTGGAACCCGAGCGCGAGCTGGTCGTCCGGGACTACGTGCCCGAGCCCACCGCCAAGCGCTCCCGCACGGTCGACGAGGCGCTGGCCGAGCTGGACGCCCTCACCCACGCCGAGCTTCTCGAACTGCCCACGGTGGCCCGGGCCTTGGGCTACACCGGCTCGCCCGAGACGCTGGACTCGGCGGTGTCGCCGCGCGGCTTCCGCCTGCTCGCCAAGGTGCCCCGGCTGCCCGGCGCGATCATCGACCGCCTGGTCGAGCACTTCGGCGGCCTCCAGAAGCTGCTCGCCGCGAGCGTCGACGACCTCCAGACGGTGGACGGCGTCGGCGAGGCCCGCGCGCGCAGCGTCCGGGAGGGGCTGTCGCGGCTGGCGGAGTCGTCGATCCTGGAGCGGTACGTCTAG
- a CDS encoding phosphatase PAP2 family protein has product MNSEDSALYRDITDFAHDTPMWVQHGAGIWTEAGLLVFAALFATAWWRARRDTPHAFAIAALAPLATAVAYVCSEVLKSAVTEERPCRAVAGAAASLAACPPHGDWSFPSNHATIAGAAAVALALVRRALLWLTAPLALLMAFSRVFVGVHYPHDVLAGLLLGTLVALVAVRLGRGPATRLAEAMRTSSAPAVRWFTGPGAAPVTSYGSHARR; this is encoded by the coding sequence ATGAACTCCGAGGACAGCGCGCTCTACCGCGACATCACCGACTTCGCCCATGACACCCCGATGTGGGTACAGCACGGGGCCGGCATATGGACGGAGGCCGGACTGCTCGTCTTCGCCGCGCTGTTCGCCACCGCCTGGTGGCGAGCCCGCCGCGACACTCCCCACGCGTTCGCGATCGCGGCCCTCGCGCCTCTGGCCACGGCTGTGGCGTACGTGTGCAGCGAGGTGCTCAAGTCCGCGGTCACGGAGGAGCGTCCGTGCCGGGCGGTCGCCGGTGCGGCCGCGTCCCTCGCGGCGTGCCCGCCGCACGGCGACTGGTCCTTCCCGTCCAACCACGCCACGATCGCGGGCGCGGCGGCGGTCGCCCTCGCGCTGGTCCGGCGCGCGCTCCTGTGGCTGACGGCCCCGCTCGCCCTGCTCATGGCCTTCTCCCGGGTCTTCGTCGGCGTGCACTATCCGCACGACGTCCTCGCGGGGCTGCTGCTCGGCACGCTCGTCGCCCTCGTCGCCGTACGGCTGGGCAGGGGCCCGGCGACGCGGCTGGCCGAGGCGATGCGCACCTCGTCGGCGCCGGCCGTGCGGTGGTTCACCGGGCCGGGCGCGGCGCCCGTCACGTCGTACGGCTCGCACGCGCGGCGCTGA
- a CDS encoding response regulator transcription factor codes for MIRVLLADDEAMVRAGVCAILGSSGVTEVVAEAGDGREAVELARAHRPDVALLDIRMPRLDGLTAAEEIVRTVPGTAVAMLTTFSEGAYVTRALGGGATGFLLKSGDPYELIAGVRAVAAGAAFLSPKVARYVIDQGLGGGRLTREAQARARVAVLSPREREVLGLVGAGLSNPEIAARLHLVEGTVKAYVSAVLDRLGVRNRVQAAIVAYEAGLVES; via the coding sequence GTGATCCGCGTCCTGCTGGCCGACGACGAGGCCATGGTCCGGGCCGGGGTATGCGCCATCCTGGGAAGCAGCGGCGTGACGGAGGTCGTCGCCGAGGCGGGCGACGGCCGCGAGGCGGTCGAGCTGGCCCGCGCCCACCGCCCGGACGTGGCCCTGCTCGACATCCGCATGCCGCGCCTGGACGGCCTCACGGCGGCGGAGGAGATCGTACGGACCGTGCCCGGCACGGCCGTCGCGATGCTCACCACCTTCTCCGAGGGCGCCTACGTGACCCGCGCCCTCGGCGGCGGCGCCACCGGCTTCCTGCTGAAGTCCGGTGACCCGTACGAACTGATCGCGGGTGTACGGGCGGTGGCGGCCGGGGCCGCGTTCCTGTCGCCCAAGGTGGCCCGGTACGTCATCGACCAGGGCCTCGGCGGCGGCCGGCTCACCCGCGAGGCACAGGCACGCGCGCGCGTGGCCGTGCTGAGCCCCCGCGAACGTGAGGTGCTCGGCCTGGTCGGCGCCGGCCTGTCCAACCCGGAGATCGCCGCCCGGCTGCACCTCGTCGAGGGCACGGTGAAGGCGTACGTGAGCGCGGTCCTGGACCGGCTGGGCGTGCGCAACCGCGTGCAGGCGGCGATCGTGGCCTACGAGGCGGGGCTCGTGGAGTCGTGA